AAGATCTTTTCCAGATAGCCGACAAAACCCATATCGAACATCATATCGGCTTCATCGACCACCAGGTGGCGTATCGCTTTGATGTCGATGTGCTGTGCCTCTATGTGCTCCAGAGCCCGCTGCGGTGTAGCGATGATGACATCCACCCCTTTTTTCAGGCGCTCGGTCTCCACCGTTCTTCTTCCTCCGCCCTGAAGCAGGACCACATTCAGATTCAATGCATTGACGAAAGGTCTGGAAACCTCATAGATCTGCTGTGCCAGCTCTTTGGTAGGCGAAAGGATGAAGAGTCGTGGATAGTGATGCGTGACCTTTTCAGCCTCAGGGTTGATCTGCTGGAGTGCAGGCAGCAGGTAGGCAAGTGTCTTTCCACTTCCTGTCTGTGCGGAAGCAATGGCATTCTGCCCGTCAAGCAGTACCGGGATCAGTCTTTTCTGAATAGGCGTGGGACGTACGTAGCCCTCTTTTTCAAGAAGGTCTGTCAGTGCAGGTGAGAGTTTTAGAGAAGCAAAAAACATCAGTCTAAATTCAGGTCTTTGTTCTGACGTCTTCTCTGCAGACGCATTTTGAGCTTGGCAAGTTCACGCATGTCGACATGCGCATCACTCTCATCCACGATCTCAACCCCCAGAATGGTCTCGACACAGTCTTCAAGCGTCACGATACCCTCTACCTGATCATACTTGTCCAGTACAAGGAACATATGCGCTTTCTTCTCTATAAACAGGTCCAGCGCCCAGGAAACAGGTACCTGCTCGTTGATACGGTAGATGTCCTGTTGTATATCTTTCAGCAGAACACTGTCATCGTTCAGAGCTTGAGAAAAAAGCTGCTTGATCAGTACCAGTCCGGTGACATTCTCTATGCTCTCATCATAAATAGGAATACGTGAATATTTGAAGATATCCGGTTCATTCTTGATGATATCCTTGATCATTCTGTTCCCGTCCAAAGCAAAGACAACGCTTCTTGGTGTCAGAATATCATGCACCTTGATGTCATCCAGCTTCAGGATATTCTCTATAATATCGGATTCCTGCTCATCCAGTACACCTTCGTCTTCACTCAGCAGTGCACTTTCAAGAAGCTCTTCCTTGGACAGACTGTGCCCCTCATCACCTTTTTTGATACGGTTGGTCACGAAAAGTGTCATCAGTATGACAGGATAGGTGATCCATATGAAGAAACGTATGACATAGGCCGCAACTGGTGCAAGCGCCTTCCAGTAAGTTGCCCCGATGGTCTTTGGAATGATCTCTGCAAAGAAAAGGATGGCAAATGTCAGTACAATGGAAACATAGAACACCGCACCCGATCCGAACACACGCTCCGCCTGTACCCCTACGGCAGCCGCTCCCAAGGTGTTGGCGACGGTATTCAAGATCAGTATGGAGGCGATCGATTTGTTGATGTTGATCTTGTGCGATTTAAGCAGTTCGCCGACTTTGGGGCGTTCTTTTTCCAGGACCGAGATATACGGCATATTGACCGAAAGCAGTACCGATTCGAGTACCGAACAGATGAACGAGACGATCACTGCCGCTAAAAAGTATAAAACGAGTAAGTCCATTGAGGTAAAATTATCCTTTATTTTGTATTATAGTAAAATGAGGCTTGCCAGCCCCAGGAAACTGAAAAAGCCTACCACATCCGTAATGGTCGTGAGTATGACCGTACTGCCGATGGCCGGGTCGATATTGAGCTTTTTAAGCATCAATGGGATCATCGAGCCGAAAAACCCTGCACTGAGAAGGTTGATGATCATCGAAAGTGCGATCACTACACCCAGCATACCCTTATCGAACCATATGGCAGCAATAACACCTATGATTATAGCGAAAAGCAGACCATTGGCAAGAGAGAGTATCACTTCTTTCTTGATGGTACGGTAGGCATCGTTCTTTGCAATGTCTCCCAGAGCCAGCTGACGGACAACGACTGTAAGACTCTGTGTCCCCGCATTTCCTCCCATAGAAGCCACTATCGGCATCAAAACGGCCAATGCCACATAGGACTGAATCGTTCCCTCGAACATACCGATCACAAGAGAGGCGGCAATGGCTGTGATCAGGTTGATACCCAGCCAGACCGCCCTTGCCTTTCCAGCCTTGATCAAGTCATCATCCTCTTCTGCATCGTCATTGACCCCGGCAAGGTTATACATCTGGTCAGTCGCATGTTCAGAGATAAGATCGTAAATATCATCCGAAGTGATCCTGCCCAGAAGATAGCCGTGTTCATCCACGATCGGCATGGAGTTCAGGTCGTACTCCTGGAATTTTTTGACGATCTCTTTGATATCGTCATGGTCATGCCCTATGACCGGTTTGTACTTTTCGGGATTCTCACCGATATTCTCTCTGAGCGTCTTTTTGAAATCAAAGACCAGAAGATCATCGAGCCCTACACCGTAGCGCAGATGATTGTCTTCATCGGTAACAAAGAGATAGTTGACAGTCTCAAGTTCGCCCTTACGTTTCAGCTCGGCGAACTCTTTGATGATATCTTCTACTTTATGGTCAAGTCTGGCGGCATAGACCTCCACCTGCATGTAGGCACCGGCTTCGTCATCATCATACTGCTTGAGCTGAAGAATGTCCGCCTGGTCATCTTTATGCAGCTTCTTGAATACTTCCTTGGCCTTGCTGTCATCGATTTCTTCAAGCTCCTGGATGAAGTCCGTCTGGTCATCGGATTCAAGTTCGGCAACCGACTGTGCCAGTTCTTCTGAAGTGAACGAGTCAACGACATCGTCAAAATACCTGTCAGGCAGTTCAAGTGCCACATCGGCAATAAGTTCTTTGGGGATATGCTTGACTGCTTCGTCAAAATTCTTCTCATTCAGATCTTTGAGAAGCGAGGCGATTTCAGAAGGGTGCAGTTTATCTGCAGGATGTGTCTTAAGATACTGTGTCAATTTATCCATACGATACCCCTTGGCATTTTTATTGCTGAAATTATACTTTATTTAACGACAAAACGGTTGAAAAAAAAGGAGAACAAAGAAAGGGAGGCCCATGCCTCCGCTTTTATAGCAGTGTACACAGTTTATACATCACACTTTTTGGTAATGATACAGAGAGGACAGAAGTTTGACAATCCCGCGATCAAAGGGATCACACCAAGATAGAACCACTTATTCCCTGTATAAACACCTATACCTATCAGTATAAGCCCAAGTACTATTCTGATCGGTCTGCATATTTTTCTGATCTTATTTACATCCATGGTAGATTCCTTGAATTTTTTTGTAACTATACTATAGATACCTTAGATTCAAATAAGAGTAAAAAACTCCTAATGATGAACGATATATTGTTACTTGTTGATATAACAATATTCTTTCTCGTCACACAACTCTTCTTTTATCTTGTTTCTTTGCAGATCGGCTCCCAGAAAACTACAAATGATCTTTGCATCTTCAAAAGCGTTTCCCAGACAACTTGAAGCACCTGGAGACGGGGTCATGTTGAAAATGATCCCTTCACCTGTATCTATCTTCGCTTCACCCAGTAAAAGCGTCTTCTTCTTTTTGTCAATGATCTGTGGCCGCATTCCACCGTAGCCCTCTGCATACTTAATATCATCCGCATTAAGTGCAGGAATGATCTTCTGTACCTCTTTGATGAAGAATTCATTACCGATACCCGGCAGTTCATGTGCAAAATTACGTATGATGTAATGACGGATGTCATCATCACTCATAAGATCATAATAAACACCCAGTACAGAAGGGTCAAGGTCCAACATTTCAAAAAGTTCTGAAACATCCATCATATGGTAGCGTTCCAGTTTTGGCATGGCAAAGGCCGTAGGGCCAAAACGTGTTTTCCACTCCGCTGTCAGATCAGGATCTCCGTGTATGGCAGCAAAGGGAAGTTTGGGGTTTTGCATGGTATAGACTTTGGCATTGAGAAGCTCCTTTTCAGAAAAATAGAAACTTCCCCCTATCGGCAGCATCGCATAGTCATCGCCATAACCCATTTCATGGGCGATCATCAAAGAGTGCGCTCCGGCATTCACCACTATGGAGCGGGCCATGAATTCACCCTGCTCTGTGTGCAGTACGAACTTGTCCCATTTTTTGCTGATATGTGTCACTTCGGTATTGAAATGCAAAGAGATGGATGTCTCTTCTTTCTCTGACAACGCTATGAAGGTCCGGCTCAATGCGCCAAAATCCACCGTAGTTATCCTATCTTTGACCCCCAGTGCGACTATAGGTTCTTTCCGCCCCTCAAGAAGATTTGGTTCGATCTCTTTGAGTTTCTTTTCATCCCAAAGTTCAAGGTAGGGGAAGAGTGTTTTAAATGTTTCATGACGCTCTTTTAACTGCACGATCTCCTCTTCTCCTACTGCCAGTACCATTTTTGTTTTTCGAAAACCAAGTTCATCTTCATAATTGAAATGGTGAATGAAGTTCGCTACCATTGAGGAAGAGGCTTTTACCTTCGTGGCTTTTGCCAGGTCGTAATTGGTCTCTATATCCCCTATATGAAGTGTCTGGGAATTGGCTTTAGCTGAAGAGTTCAGCGTTGCGGCAGTATCATATTTTTCAAAAACTGCGATTGATTCCACATTGCTGTAGCGTGAAAGCATAAAAAGCAGTGATGCGCCTGAAATACCTGCTCCTATGACGGCAACTTCTGTATAATAAGCATTATCCTTCATCGTTATCTCCTTTTTAACCCGGGTTTGAATATCCAAGTATAGTTTTTCGGTGTAGAATAGCTGTGTACTGCACTGTTACCCCACCAACAATATGCTAAAATGGAGGTGTAAAAGGACAAACAATGCATCATCCGTTGAAAGTAAAGCTGATCCGTGCCTATTTTGCCATAGTAAGCTATTTGTTTCCTGCGCTTGCAGTGCTCTCCGCATACAGGCTTTTTCACCACCCTGTCAATACCAAACGAAAAAATGCCAAAGAGAAAAAAGTACCGGCTCCCCAACGGTTCATCATCAAAGTCGATGAAAAGATACAGTTGCAGGCATACAGATGGGGAGAAGCGGACCATCCTCCTGTCCTGCTGGTACATGGCTGGTCCACTACCTCGCGCAGTATGAGCAACTTCCTGGACTTGCTCCTCAGAAACGACTTTCAGGTCATCTCCTATGATGCCGTGCAGCACGGCGAGAGCGAAGGCAAAGCCTCTGACCTTGCCGGATGGGCGGACAGTGTACGGGCCGTCATGAGGGAAACAGGACCTGTGAAGTGCATCATTGCTCACTCATTTGGCGCTGCCGCGGTCACGGTCGCTTCAAAACTGGGACTGGATACCAGAAAACTTGTCCTGGTTGCCCCCATACATGACATCATAGAGGTGGCTGACCGCTTTGCCGAACGCCTGGGTATCCCTAAGAAGATCGTTGAAGAAATGCGTGACTATACCTGGGCACAGAATAAAACGAATTTCCATAAGTACGGAAAGGATTGGAAAGATATCCTCCACTCAAACTTTCATGTCCCTACCCTCATCTTTCATGATGTCGGCGACAGGGAGATAGGCATAGAACATTCACGACAGCTGTGTCAGCTCTGGCCCTGGGCAGTCCTCAGAAAGACAAAAGGTCTGGGACACAGGAAGATCCTGGATGACGGGGACGTCGCAAAAGAGATAGTGGCGTTCATCAAGAATGGCTCTGAATAAAACGGTATATCGCTTCAAAGACCTCCTGATGTCCTTTGTCGGAAAGTATGCCGTGTTGCTTTCGGGGAAGCAGGAGAAGCTTTTTATCCTTTGAACCGACCCTGTCGTAGATGAGTCTGGCACTTTCCCTTTTGACCACCGGGTCATTGTCCCCCTGGATGATCAGGATGGGATCCCGGATCTGCTTCAATGCCTTTCGTGTCTTGCTCATGACCTTTTCCATCTGGGCTACGGAAGAGAGAGGATGTTTCGTATAATTGACCTCAGGCTGCTCCGTATTTGAATTGTCTATCCACTCTTTGATCCCTTTGGCATTGAGATAGGAAATCATTTCGTTAAAAAAATGCAGGGTCGGTACGACATAGGAGACACGGAGATCATGCAGCTTCATGGCAGAGTTCACAGCGATGACCCCGTCCACCCTGTACTGCGCCGCATGCAGAAGCGCCAGCAGTCCGCCTGTGGAAAAACCGCCGATGAACACTTTGGAACAGACCTGCCTCATCGCAGTAAAGGCACGCTCAAAATCTGTCTCCCAGTCCTGGGCACTGACATGCTTCAATGCTTCGGGAGCCGTACCGTGGCCGCGCAGCCTGAGCACATAAACATTGATGCCTCTTTCAAAGAGGTACTCGGCAAGGCTCCGCATCTCTTTCGGGGCTGCCATATAGCCATGGGACAGAACCACTCCCACCTCGTTTTTTGAGTCATAGAATATAATGGGAGC
This DNA window, taken from Sulfurovum lithotrophicum, encodes the following:
- a CDS encoding CNNM domain-containing protein, producing MDLLVLYFLAAVIVSFICSVLESVLLSVNMPYISVLEKERPKVGELLKSHKININKSIASILILNTVANTLGAAAVGVQAERVFGSGAVFYVSIVLTFAILFFAEIIPKTIGATYWKALAPVAAYVIRFFIWITYPVILMTLFVTNRIKKGDEGHSLSKEELLESALLSEDEGVLDEQESDIIENILKLDDIKVHDILTPRSVVFALDGNRMIKDIIKNEPDIFKYSRIPIYDESIENVTGLVLIKQLFSQALNDDSVLLKDIQQDIYRINEQVPVSWALDLFIEKKAHMFLVLDKYDQVEGIVTLEDCVETILGVEIVDESDAHVDMRELAKLKMRLQRRRQNKDLNLD
- the mgtE gene encoding magnesium transporter, whose product is MDKLTQYLKTHPADKLHPSEIASLLKDLNEKNFDEAVKHIPKELIADVALELPDRYFDDVVDSFTSEELAQSVAELESDDQTDFIQELEEIDDSKAKEVFKKLHKDDQADILQLKQYDDDEAGAYMQVEVYAARLDHKVEDIIKEFAELKRKGELETVNYLFVTDEDNHLRYGVGLDDLLVFDFKKTLRENIGENPEKYKPVIGHDHDDIKEIVKKFQEYDLNSMPIVDEHGYLLGRITSDDIYDLISEHATDQMYNLAGVNDDAEEDDDLIKAGKARAVWLGINLITAIAASLVIGMFEGTIQSYVALAVLMPIVASMGGNAGTQSLTVVVRQLALGDIAKNDAYRTIKKEVILSLANGLLFAIIIGVIAAIWFDKGMLGVVIALSMIINLLSAGFFGSMIPLMLKKLNIDPAIGSTVILTTITDVVGFFSFLGLASLILL
- a CDS encoding YgaP family membrane protein; translation: MDVNKIRKICRPIRIVLGLILIGIGVYTGNKWFYLGVIPLIAGLSNFCPLCIITKKCDV
- a CDS encoding FAD-dependent oxidoreductase, yielding MKDNAYYTEVAVIGAGISGASLLFMLSRYSNVESIAVFEKYDTAATLNSSAKANSQTLHIGDIETNYDLAKATKVKASSSMVANFIHHFNYEDELGFRKTKMVLAVGEEEIVQLKERHETFKTLFPYLELWDEKKLKEIEPNLLEGRKEPIVALGVKDRITTVDFGALSRTFIALSEKEETSISLHFNTEVTHISKKWDKFVLHTEQGEFMARSIVVNAGAHSLMIAHEMGYGDDYAMLPIGGSFYFSEKELLNAKVYTMQNPKLPFAAIHGDPDLTAEWKTRFGPTAFAMPKLERYHMMDVSELFEMLDLDPSVLGVYYDLMSDDDIRHYIIRNFAHELPGIGNEFFIKEVQKIIPALNADDIKYAEGYGGMRPQIIDKKKKTLLLGEAKIDTGEGIIFNMTPSPGASSCLGNAFEDAKIICSFLGADLQRNKIKEELCDEKEYCYINK
- a CDS encoding alpha/beta fold hydrolase, producing the protein MHHPLKVKLIRAYFAIVSYLFPALAVLSAYRLFHHPVNTKRKNAKEKKVPAPQRFIIKVDEKIQLQAYRWGEADHPPVLLVHGWSTTSRSMSNFLDLLLRNDFQVISYDAVQHGESEGKASDLAGWADSVRAVMRETGPVKCIIAHSFGAAAVTVASKLGLDTRKLVLVAPIHDIIEVADRFAERLGIPKKIVEEMRDYTWAQNKTNFHKYGKDWKDILHSNFHVPTLIFHDVGDREIGIEHSRQLCQLWPWAVLRKTKGLGHRKILDDGDVAKEIVAFIKNGSE